A genomic window from Sulfurospirillum multivorans DSM 12446 includes:
- a CDS encoding DNA-directed RNA polymerase subunit omega: MERTEEITARALSLVGQDRYRLVMMVSKRAEQLSNGAEPLIKADKNKQKFTDIALLEIAEGKIRLESITDL; this comes from the coding sequence ATGGAAAGAACAGAAGAAATTACCGCAAGAGCACTATCTCTTGTAGGACAAGATCGTTATAGATTGGTGATGATGGTTTCTAAAAGAGCTGAGCAGCTTTCAAATGGTGCAGAACCACTCATTAAAGCAGATAAAAACAAACAAAAGTTTACAGACATTGCCCTTCTTGAAATTGCCGAAGGCAAAATTAGATTAGAATCAATTACGGACTTATAG
- a CDS encoding RluA family pseudouridine synthase has translation MEFTCKESKRLDAAMSEALELPRNQVEKLIKNVGVTVDGKLCTKCSLKLVEGNVVHYEFVEAPQSPSSYEVDFDVPILYEDDDLLVVNKPPFLTVHGAPSVKEATLVDWLQCKGINLSTISGEERHGIVHRIDKETSGALVIAKNNEAHLSLSSQLEDKSMGRYYLAIIDLPLKDDIVVELPIGRSVNNRLKMDVAKRDGRMAKSAFTKLLLSRDSKKELIAAKLFTGRTHQIRVHLQALCRHILGDSLYGFKSQNGTIPRVMLHAYILYLKHPKTGQLLQIHAPLWDDFDAYLTHHFSKDEVNEKITLDSIVNGFKLNDHWLRKDA, from the coding sequence ATGGAGTTTACATGTAAAGAGTCAAAAAGGCTCGATGCCGCCATGAGCGAAGCGCTGGAATTACCACGCAATCAGGTCGAAAAACTGATTAAAAACGTCGGTGTCACGGTGGATGGAAAGCTGTGTACAAAGTGCAGTTTGAAGCTGGTAGAAGGCAATGTTGTGCATTACGAATTTGTAGAGGCACCGCAAAGCCCAAGCAGTTATGAGGTTGATTTTGATGTGCCAATCTTGTATGAAGATGACGATCTTTTGGTGGTCAATAAACCGCCTTTTTTAACTGTGCATGGTGCACCCAGCGTCAAAGAGGCGACACTGGTCGATTGGCTCCAATGTAAGGGCATCAATCTCTCAACAATCAGCGGAGAAGAGCGCCATGGCATCGTGCATCGCATCGATAAAGAGACCAGTGGCGCGCTCGTGATTGCAAAAAACAATGAAGCCCATTTAAGCCTTTCGTCTCAGCTGGAAGATAAAAGCATGGGTAGGTACTATCTTGCGATCATTGATCTACCCCTTAAAGATGACATCGTGGTAGAGCTGCCCATTGGACGCAGTGTGAACAATCGTCTTAAAATGGATGTCGCAAAACGGGATGGCCGAATGGCAAAAAGTGCGTTTACAAAACTCTTATTATCGCGTGATAGCAAAAAAGAGCTGATTGCAGCAAAGCTGTTTACGGGGCGAACCCATCAGATCAGAGTGCACCTCCAAGCGCTCTGCCGCCACATCTTGGGCGATAGTTTATACGGCTTTAAGAGCCAAAATGGTACAATACCCAGAGTTATGTTACATGCTTATATTTTGTATCTAAAGCATCCAAAAACAGGGCAATTGTTGCAAATACATGCTCCCTTATGGGATGATTTTGATGCCTATTTAACACATCATTTCAGTAAGGACGAGGTCAATGAAAAAATTACTTTGGATAGCATCGTTAATGGTTTTAAGCTTAATGATCACTGGTTGCGAAAAGACGCTTGA
- a CDS encoding FtsW/RodA/SpoVE family cell cycle protein, producing MFQIDRRILTHFDFLIPILVLPIIILSYYLIAEASSMLANKQIVYYAVGCFAFFLFFIIPIKKIEWVIPFFYWVTILLLISVDFFGIAKLGARRWLEIPFVHFTIQPSEIFKPAFILMLAYLIKHNPPDAKGYGWKSFFKLSFYIVLPFILVAKEPDLGTAMILLLLGYGTLFVIGVHKKIWITLAILIGISSPLLYNGLHDYQKQRIADFVSEKPSYHVKQSIIAIGSGGLTGKERSEATQTHYKFLPIATSDFIFAYTVERLGFWGALGLILCYAFLVTHLLSLNFILKEDYFARVITSGISLLIFFYMSINIAMTIGLAPVVGVPLPFYSYGGSSFITFFALFGILENLLAFRFDPTYRSIKYSL from the coding sequence GTGTTTCAAATTGATAGGCGCATCTTAACACATTTTGATTTTTTAATTCCTATACTCGTCCTTCCTATCATTATTCTCTCTTATTATCTTATCGCTGAAGCCAGTAGTATGCTTGCCAATAAACAGATCGTTTATTACGCGGTTGGTTGTTTTGCATTTTTCCTATTTTTTATTATTCCCATCAAAAAAATCGAATGGGTCATCCCTTTTTTTTACTGGGTCACCATCCTTTTACTGATCAGTGTTGATTTTTTTGGTATTGCAAAACTGGGGGCAAGGAGATGGCTTGAGATTCCTTTTGTCCATTTCACCATTCAACCCTCAGAAATTTTCAAACCCGCTTTTATTCTTATGCTTGCTTATCTCATTAAACACAATCCTCCCGATGCGAAAGGATATGGCTGGAAATCGTTTTTTAAACTCAGCTTTTACATCGTTTTACCGTTTATTCTTGTGGCGAAAGAGCCTGATTTGGGTACAGCGATGATTTTACTGCTTCTGGGGTATGGAACGCTTTTTGTCATCGGCGTTCATAAAAAGATCTGGATTACCTTGGCTATTCTCATAGGTATCAGCAGTCCACTGCTCTACAATGGTTTGCACGATTATCAAAAACAGCGTATTGCAGACTTTGTCTCTGAAAAACCCAGTTACCACGTGAAGCAATCCATCATCGCCATAGGATCTGGCGGACTGACAGGAAAAGAGCGCAGTGAAGCAACCCAAACCCACTACAAATTTTTACCGATTGCCACCAGCGATTTTATCTTTGCGTATACCGTTGAACGACTTGGTTTTTGGGGCGCCCTTGGGCTGATTTTATGCTATGCCTTTTTAGTCACCCATCTTCTCAGCCTCAATTTTATTCTCAAAGAAGATTACTTTGCCAGAGTTATCACCAGTGGCATCTCTCTGCTCATTTTCTTTTACATGAGCATCAACATTGCTATGACCATAGGGCTTGCTCCCGTTGTGGGCGTTCCCCTTCCTTTTTACAGTTATGGCGGCAGTAGTTTCATCACTTTTTTCGCTCTTTTTGGCATTTTGGAAAACCTTTTAGCCTTCCGATTTGACCCGACCTATCGTTCCATTAAATATTCGCTCTAA
- a CDS encoding cell division protein FtsX, translating to MRSVSSHFSIMISVFVLLFSFQFTNLIKSIVNDYATKVVNDYAIVVVSSTELKEEELKKQIPEIESLSEISSKKILDRLKNDMSSKNLALLQVALPKFYSLKLESIPNKKRVEAIKQKLLSITSISRIETFAKTHEKMFKMLQLLQTMVYIFAFFVAFVAILLIFKQIRIWTYEHHRRMSIMTLFGASFFMKSAMLYRMTLVDSLFSSILVCALYTIAPKMGVVQTFAAELDIVIPPFDLLAEGGTLIGASILFSLFAVTIVARKIGRV from the coding sequence ATGAGGTCAGTTAGCAGCCATTTTTCCATTATGATCTCTGTTTTTGTCTTGCTCTTTTCGTTTCAATTTACGAATCTGATTAAGAGCATTGTCAATGACTACGCGACCAAAGTTGTCAATGACTACGCTATTGTCGTTGTCTCCTCAACGGAGCTTAAAGAAGAAGAGCTTAAAAAACAGATTCCTGAGATTGAGAGTTTATCGGAAATCAGCAGTAAGAAGATCTTGGATCGTCTTAAAAATGATATGTCTTCTAAAAATTTGGCCCTTTTGCAAGTGGCATTGCCTAAGTTTTATTCCCTCAAACTTGAATCCATTCCCAATAAAAAAAGAGTCGAAGCCATCAAACAAAAACTCTTGAGCATTACCTCCATTTCGCGCATTGAAACCTTTGCAAAGACGCATGAAAAAATGTTTAAAATGTTACAGCTTTTGCAAACGATGGTCTATATTTTTGCTTTCTTTGTCGCATTTGTGGCGATTTTACTGATTTTTAAACAGATACGAATTTGGACGTATGAGCATCATCGACGTATGTCCATTATGACGCTTTTTGGAGCCTCCTTTTTTATGAAAAGTGCGATGTTGTACCGTATGACACTGGTCGATTCGCTTTTTAGCTCCATTTTGGTATGTGCCCTTTACACCATCGCTCCTAAGATGGGTGTTGTTCAAACGTTTGCCGCTGAGCTTGATATTGTTATTCCTCCTTTTGATCTCTTGGCGGAAGGGGGCACACTGATAGGTGCATCTATTCTCTTTTCACTCTTTGCCGTGACGATTGTGGCACGTAAGATTGGTCGTGTATGA
- a CDS encoding murein hydrolase activator EnvC family protein, with protein MRAWCLGVAVLLPLMVIAAPNTAQKINEKAKTLQEKLQAEKQIHGKLQDIANDIVEGEKEIEKIKDKIETLSNTIDESQETVARKSEYLEKLTKDTQLLSSQKKDLEQKIIKIIAEDFSFYLVSDSDYLDNEDGILVDEVLQKMDTIMRKEFGKLSSDYKQINDQISSQSHEIKTIHTEIQSAKSKKDELVALEKKRESSILTLNSKKMSYKKQLDDIAKERDEIRATLEQLKIIKVQEESKRLAEKNAAKRDKSPTTVGGSDNTIRQIGSSYQNSTVKKYVGERTIAPLDSYSVKRKFGDYVDPVYKIKIFNESVVLASSTPDATVKSVLNGKVIYAKDTASMEKVVIIENSDEIHTIYAHLSKIAPTIQVGQKIKKGYVIGRVDNDLTFEVTQKNFHIDPLELIAK; from the coding sequence ATGAGAGCATGGTGTTTGGGTGTGGCAGTTTTACTGCCGTTAATGGTCATTGCCGCTCCCAATACGGCACAAAAAATTAATGAAAAAGCCAAAACACTCCAAGAAAAACTTCAAGCAGAAAAGCAGATTCATGGAAAACTTCAAGATATAGCAAACGACATTGTTGAGGGTGAAAAAGAGATTGAAAAGATTAAAGACAAAATTGAAACGTTAAGCAACACGATTGATGAATCGCAAGAGACTGTGGCTCGTAAATCAGAATACCTTGAAAAACTCACCAAAGATACCCAACTGCTCTCTTCACAAAAGAAAGATTTAGAGCAGAAAATCATCAAAATTATTGCAGAAGATTTCTCCTTTTATCTGGTTTCCGATAGTGATTATTTGGACAATGAAGATGGTATTTTAGTCGATGAAGTGCTTCAAAAGATGGATACGATTATGCGTAAAGAGTTTGGTAAACTCTCCTCCGATTATAAGCAAATCAACGATCAAATCTCCTCTCAAAGCCATGAAATTAAGACGATTCATACAGAAATTCAAAGTGCTAAAAGTAAAAAAGATGAGTTAGTTGCATTAGAAAAAAAGCGTGAAAGCTCCATCTTGACGCTCAATTCTAAAAAAATGAGTTACAAAAAACAATTGGATGACATTGCCAAAGAGCGCGATGAAATTCGCGCAACGCTGGAGCAACTCAAAATCATTAAAGTGCAAGAAGAGAGCAAACGTTTAGCTGAAAAAAATGCTGCCAAACGAGACAAATCGCCTACAACCGTGGGTGGAAGTGATAACACTATCCGTCAAATTGGCTCTTCATATCAAAATAGCACGGTTAAAAAATATGTGGGAGAGCGTACCATCGCACCGTTGGATAGTTACAGTGTTAAGCGCAAATTTGGCGATTATGTTGATCCTGTTTATAAGATCAAAATTTTCAATGAATCCGTTGTGTTAGCCTCTTCAACACCGGATGCAACCGTCAAAAGTGTCCTCAACGGTAAAGTCATTTATGCTAAAGATACTGCTTCCATGGAAAAAGTGGTTATTATTGAAAATAGCGATGAGATTCATACGATTTATGCCCATCTTTCTAAAATTGCTCCTACGATTCAAGTAGGGCAAAAGATTAAAAAAGGGTATGTGATTGGTCGTGTGGATAACGATCTTACCTTTGAAGTGACGCAGAAGAACTTTCATATTGACCCACTTGAGCTGATTGCAAAGTAA
- the pyrH gene encoding UMP kinase, which translates to MEKRKRVLVKFSGEALAGDNGFGIDTSILKFIADEIKSLVIHNIEVGIVIGGGNIIRGVSAAKDGIIKRTSGDYMGMLSTVINSIAMQEALEHVGMEVRVQSAIKMEAICETFIVRRAQRHFEKGRIVIFAAGTGNPFFTTDTAATLRAIEIGADMIIKATKVDGVYDKDPKKFPDATKLAELTYDRAMDDNIKVMDDTSIALAKDNNLPIVICNMFAKGNLQKIIEGNLESCSIVRIK; encoded by the coding sequence ATGGAGAAGAGAAAAAGGGTTTTAGTTAAATTCTCTGGTGAAGCACTTGCTGGTGATAATGGGTTTGGTATTGACACTTCTATTTTAAAATTTATCGCCGATGAGATCAAATCATTGGTGATTCATAACATTGAAGTGGGTATCGTCATCGGTGGTGGAAATATCATTCGAGGAGTGAGTGCCGCCAAAGATGGTATTATCAAACGTACCAGCGGAGATTATATGGGAATGCTATCAACCGTGATTAATAGCATTGCAATGCAAGAAGCGCTTGAACACGTTGGAATGGAAGTACGCGTTCAAAGTGCCATCAAAATGGAAGCAATTTGCGAAACGTTTATCGTAAGACGTGCGCAACGTCACTTTGAAAAAGGGCGTATTGTTATTTTTGCCGCAGGTACTGGCAATCCTTTCTTTACAACCGATACGGCTGCAACACTGCGAGCGATTGAAATTGGCGCAGATATGATTATTAAAGCAACCAAGGTTGATGGTGTTTATGACAAAGATCCTAAAAAATTCCCAGATGCCACCAAACTAGCAGAGCTTACGTACGATAGAGCGATGGATGACAATATTAAAGTCATGGACGATACCTCTATTGCGCTTGCAAAAGACAATAATCTTCCTATCGTTATCTGCAATATGTTTGCCAAAGGGAATTTACAGAAAATTATTGAGGGTAACTTAGAGAGTTGCTCAATCGTTAGAATTAAATAA
- the trmB gene encoding tRNA (guanosine(46)-N7)-methyltransferase TrmB, with amino-acid sequence MPNFHTKTLKPLQYPCTYKETTFTYEARSKRGNTLVMASTQGEQVLIRIQQKEDGVLLVKGDKVTRPTQASFLQKVLIDFRDASEAEEIFSNIEPKKFLHVKHSPYLKEIEFFANHFDAKREIWVEVGFGSGRHLLHQAKKNPHIQFIGLEIHKPSIEQVLKQCELQNIDNILVIDYDARLFMEFLPSNVVGRIFVHFPVPWDKKPHRRVFSAAFIEEALRVLHVNATLELRTDSPLYFEFTFSQMMQLSKADVHVKKNAELEITSKYEDRWRKMEKDIYDVILTNEIEAAPIPKLGRLHFDDGVDFAKIRDAFKDELLRGEGFFVHFEELFEIDEKSGLIRLSFGANERNERCFIQIQEGKVSYLPETILATKSNFSAHTLIKEWFHGICD; translated from the coding sequence ATGCCAAATTTTCATACCAAGACACTAAAACCTTTACAGTATCCTTGCACCTATAAAGAGACCACATTTACGTATGAAGCCCGCTCAAAAAGGGGCAATACATTGGTGATGGCCTCGACGCAAGGGGAGCAGGTACTCATTCGAATTCAGCAAAAAGAAGATGGAGTTTTGTTGGTCAAGGGCGATAAAGTCACCCGTCCAACTCAAGCCTCTTTTTTACAAAAAGTGTTGATTGATTTTCGTGATGCAAGTGAAGCTGAGGAGATTTTCTCCAACATTGAGCCTAAAAAGTTCTTACATGTAAAGCATTCGCCTTACCTCAAAGAGATTGAATTTTTTGCAAACCACTTTGATGCGAAGCGCGAAATTTGGGTCGAAGTTGGCTTTGGAAGCGGACGCCATCTGTTGCATCAAGCGAAGAAAAACCCTCATATCCAATTTATTGGACTGGAGATTCACAAGCCTTCCATCGAGCAAGTGTTAAAGCAGTGTGAGCTTCAAAATATTGACAATATTCTCGTGATTGATTACGATGCGAGGCTGTTTATGGAGTTTTTACCTTCCAATGTGGTGGGGCGCATTTTTGTGCATTTCCCCGTACCTTGGGATAAAAAACCACACCGTCGTGTCTTCTCGGCCGCGTTTATTGAAGAGGCGCTGCGTGTTTTACATGTAAACGCAACGTTGGAGCTTAGAACCGATAGTCCGCTCTATTTTGAGTTTACCTTTTCGCAGATGATGCAACTGAGCAAAGCGGATGTACATGTAAAGAAAAATGCCGAGTTAGAGATAACCAGTAAGTACGAAGATCGTTGGCGCAAAATGGAAAAAGATATCTACGATGTGATCTTAACCAATGAAATTGAGGCCGCACCGATCCCAAAACTGGGCAGATTGCACTTTGATGATGGGGTTGATTTTGCTAAAATTAGGGATGCTTTTAAAGACGAACTTCTGCGAGGTGAGGGCTTTTTTGTCCACTTTGAAGAGCTGTTTGAAATCGATGAAAAAAGTGGACTCATTCGCCTCTCTTTTGGTGCCAATGAACGTAATGAACGCTGTTTTATACAGATCCAAGAGGGAAAAGTTTCGTATCTTCCTGAGACAATTTTGGCAACGAAAAGTAATTTTTCTGCCCATACCTTAATTAAAGAGTGGTTTCATGGAATATGTGATTAA
- a CDS encoding fibronectin type III domain-containing protein: MKKLLWIASLMVLSLMITGCEKTLETPKEPIVDASLPRVESIRTLPGSTDVGFEWTPIYSAQIEGYYLYRQSGNSMKKIATIKDRYISHYVDTELNPNTSYTYQMSTYSPDKHESGLSMMANVTTLAPVAKAPTQGSVEPVSFITAISDLPARIKIIWRPHGMENVEYYIIERNEYKSTSWDEVGKVKGRLNAEYIDQDIKDNYVYRYRVKVKTNDGVLSKPSDTVEAHSKALPKAITGVQATSNLPKKIMLTWSPSTTSDFAYYKVYRSPTSSLFYSFYGKTVNTEFEDLISENGKTYYYRVVAVDVDGLESKQEGTVTGMTLSALKSPVVRSVKHDSGSIYITWGGDDNAIKYTITKEFELSGKTQKQSFTGIFESNFIDQDTRPGVEYKYKIIAIDKYGIASDPSDSVVIKIPKE, from the coding sequence ATGAAAAAATTACTTTGGATAGCATCGTTAATGGTTTTAAGCTTAATGATCACTGGTTGCGAAAAGACGCTTGAAACACCAAAAGAGCCAATTGTTGACGCTTCTTTACCTCGTGTAGAGAGTATTCGAACCCTTCCAGGTTCCACTGACGTTGGTTTTGAGTGGACACCTATTTACAGTGCACAAATCGAAGGATACTACCTGTACCGCCAAAGTGGCAACAGCATGAAAAAAATTGCCACGATTAAAGACAGGTATATCTCACACTATGTTGACACCGAGTTAAATCCCAATACCAGTTACACTTATCAGATGAGCACGTATTCACCCGATAAACATGAATCAGGTCTTAGTATGATGGCAAATGTGACGACATTGGCGCCTGTTGCAAAAGCTCCAACCCAAGGTTCTGTTGAGCCTGTTTCGTTTATTACCGCGATTTCAGATCTTCCTGCGCGTATCAAAATTATTTGGCGACCGCATGGAATGGAAAATGTAGAGTACTACATTATCGAGCGTAACGAATACAAATCGACATCATGGGATGAAGTGGGTAAAGTCAAAGGCAGGTTAAATGCCGAATACATCGATCAAGACATTAAAGATAACTATGTTTACCGCTATCGTGTTAAAGTCAAAACCAATGATGGCGTTCTCTCCAAGCCAAGCGACACCGTTGAAGCGCATTCAAAAGCACTTCCTAAGGCCATTACAGGGGTTCAAGCAACGTCTAATTTGCCTAAGAAAATTATGTTGACATGGAGTCCATCAACAACGAGTGATTTTGCCTATTATAAAGTCTATCGTTCACCAACATCGAGCTTGTTTTACAGTTTTTATGGCAAAACGGTCAATACCGAGTTTGAAGATTTGATCAGCGAAAATGGCAAGACCTATTATTACCGCGTTGTCGCCGTGGATGTTGATGGGCTTGAATCCAAGCAAGAAGGCACTGTTACGGGTATGACACTCTCCGCACTCAAATCTCCTGTTGTTCGTTCGGTAAAGCATGATAGCGGCTCCATTTACATCACATGGGGTGGGGATGATAATGCGATTAAATACACCATCACCAAAGAGTTTGAACTCTCTGGCAAAACACAAAAACAGAGTTTTACCGGTATTTTTGAAAGCAATTTTATCGACCAAGATACACGACCAGGCGTTGAATACAAATACAAAATTATTGCAATTGATAAATACGGCATCGCTTCGGATCCTTCGGATAGCGTCGTTATCAAGATTCCAAAGGAATAA
- a CDS encoding RelA/SpoT family protein: MEELVEIVKECKRSDKAVELLYKYVKPTANVEKAVAFTIAKHQGQYRKSGEEYVIHPILVCVFVAYLGGDESMIVAGLLHDVVEDTSCSTEDIKAMFGEEVGHLVDGLTKIVEIRDIELIPSSSNDKLVASALTFRKMLIASIRDVRVLVVKLCDRLHNMLTLSALDPVKQRRIAEETLVVYAPIAHRLGISSIKNLLEDFSFYYVMPNEYNKIDGYIKEHGQQLQLRLNHFISKIKNHMLQEGFIESDFTIQKRIKHYYSIYLKMQRKGVTIEEVLDLLAIRIIVRTPIDCYRALGIVHQHFKPLISRFKDYIAIPKENGYQTIHTTVFDDKSIVESQIRTYDMNKTAEYGVAAHWKYKSGGLNPKLDWLNDLNNQNEDIENIEDFYAIAKDNLYSEDIAVFSPKGDIFTLPRGATVLDFAYEVHTEVGTYADEAYVNKQKVPLLSELKNGDIVRIVTSKEPKYRCSWVNSVKTGKAKSTIQANCRQKIKEINHKVAIKILSHAFGVAENKVEAWVEQEHAMKKIFKIATDSIYLQDVSNTLKLYAMQDTLLFPLLKKDRYHIKKQKFENIVIYSNHHIANVYFDYCCHPKRGDDIVGFKKGNDVFVHHKLCERAASLMEESEPMVFVKWTREAPERYKLIVSLENKKGSLASFLAYLAKMQINLVTIELGKAEDEGHADYFEMILELPDKNVNAVRENLKGKYRVIEFVSVNDAYK, from the coding sequence TTGGAAGAGTTAGTCGAAATTGTTAAAGAGTGTAAACGCTCTGATAAAGCGGTTGAACTCTTATACAAATATGTCAAACCAACTGCTAATGTTGAAAAAGCCGTTGCTTTTACGATAGCCAAACATCAAGGGCAGTATCGTAAAAGCGGTGAAGAGTATGTCATTCACCCTATTTTAGTATGCGTTTTTGTTGCCTACTTAGGGGGTGATGAATCGATGATCGTTGCTGGCTTATTGCATGATGTCGTCGAAGATACCTCCTGTTCAACTGAAGATATCAAAGCGATGTTTGGCGAAGAAGTCGGGCATTTGGTGGATGGTTTGACGAAGATTGTTGAGATTCGCGATATTGAACTCATCCCTTCGTCTTCCAACGACAAATTGGTCGCTTCAGCCCTGACGTTTCGCAAGATGCTCATTGCATCCATTCGCGATGTACGCGTTTTGGTTGTCAAATTGTGTGATAGATTGCACAATATGCTGACTCTCTCAGCACTTGATCCTGTCAAACAGCGTCGTATTGCCGAAGAGACTTTGGTGGTTTATGCCCCTATCGCGCACCGCTTGGGTATCTCTTCGATTAAAAATCTTTTGGAAGATTTCAGCTTTTACTATGTCATGCCCAATGAATATAACAAGATCGATGGTTATATCAAAGAGCATGGGCAACAACTTCAACTGCGCCTCAATCATTTTATCTCTAAAATTAAAAACCATATGCTTCAAGAGGGATTTATCGAGAGTGATTTTACGATTCAAAAACGTATTAAGCATTACTACTCCATTTACCTTAAAATGCAACGCAAAGGTGTAACGATTGAAGAGGTTTTGGATCTTTTAGCGATTCGGATTATTGTGCGTACACCGATTGATTGTTACCGTGCACTTGGCATTGTGCATCAGCATTTTAAACCTCTGATTTCTCGCTTTAAAGATTATATTGCGATTCCAAAAGAGAATGGGTATCAGACGATTCATACAACCGTCTTTGATGATAAGTCCATTGTTGAGTCGCAAATAAGAACCTATGATATGAATAAAACGGCAGAGTATGGCGTAGCCGCGCACTGGAAGTACAAATCAGGTGGACTCAATCCAAAACTCGATTGGCTCAATGATCTGAACAACCAAAATGAAGATATTGAAAATATTGAAGATTTTTATGCGATTGCCAAAGACAATCTCTACAGCGAAGATATTGCCGTCTTCTCGCCTAAAGGTGACATTTTTACATTGCCACGAGGTGCCACCGTTTTAGACTTTGCCTATGAAGTGCATACCGAAGTAGGGACATACGCAGATGAAGCCTATGTGAATAAACAAAAAGTACCGCTTTTAAGCGAGCTTAAAAATGGCGACATTGTTCGCATCGTCACCTCCAAAGAGCCCAAATACCGATGCAGTTGGGTCAATAGCGTCAAAACAGGAAAAGCAAAGAGTACGATTCAAGCGAATTGCCGCCAAAAGATTAAAGAGATTAACCATAAAGTGGCGATTAAGATTCTCTCTCACGCATTTGGCGTGGCGGAAAATAAAGTAGAAGCGTGGGTTGAACAAGAACACGCCATGAAAAAGATCTTTAAAATCGCAACAGATTCGATCTATTTACAAGATGTGTCCAACACTCTAAAACTGTATGCCATGCAAGATACCTTACTGTTTCCACTGCTTAAAAAAGATCGTTATCACATTAAAAAGCAGAAGTTTGAAAACATTGTGATTTATTCCAATCATCACATTGCCAATGTCTATTTTGACTACTGTTGTCATCCTAAACGAGGCGATGACATCGTTGGATTTAAAAAAGGCAATGATGTTTTTGTGCATCATAAACTGTGTGAACGTGCTGCGAGCTTGATGGAAGAGAGCGAACCAATGGTCTTTGTAAAATGGACGCGAGAAGCGCCTGAACGTTACAAACTCATTGTAAGTTTAGAGAACAAAAAAGGTTCTTTAGCCTCATTTTTAGCTTATTTGGCTAAAATGCAGATCAATTTGGTGACCATAGAGCTTGGAAAAGCCGAAGATGAGGGACATGCAGACTATTTTGAGATGATTTTAGAACTGCCTGATAAAAATGTCAATGCAGTGCGTGAAAACCTCAAAGGAAAATATCGCGTGATCGAATTTGTTTCGGTCAATGATGCTTATAAATAA
- a CDS encoding cell division ATP-binding protein FtsE, which produces MEYVIKASGLNISYDRDEPIITDASMQIKAQEFVFITGKSGSGKSTIIKSLYGELSPNHGNLNVCGIDFNNISSSKLNLLRRYLGVVFQDYKLIDEWTVEQNVMLPLIIGGFSKNVCSKQAHKLLKHVKLLHKINKYPYELSGGEQQRVAMARALAHNPVLILADEPTGNLDSYSSEVIWNLLKGAKEHLGTTVLVVTHNIPSTLGIDYKHYFLEGGVLHEVS; this is translated from the coding sequence ATGGAATATGTGATTAAAGCCAGTGGCTTAAATATTAGCTACGATAGAGATGAACCCATTATTACCGATGCAAGCATGCAGATTAAAGCGCAAGAGTTTGTTTTTATTACGGGTAAAAGTGGCAGTGGTAAATCGACGATTATCAAGTCTTTGTATGGTGAACTTTCCCCCAATCACGGCAATCTGAATGTCTGTGGTATCGATTTTAACAATATTAGCAGTTCCAAACTTAACCTCTTAAGACGCTATTTGGGCGTGGTTTTTCAAGACTATAAACTGATCGATGAGTGGACGGTGGAGCAAAACGTGATGTTGCCTCTCATCATCGGTGGATTTTCAAAAAACGTCTGTAGCAAACAGGCGCATAAGCTTTTAAAACACGTCAAACTGCTGCATAAAATCAATAAATATCCGTATGAACTCAGCGGTGGGGAACAACAACGCGTAGCAATGGCACGCGCACTTGCCCACAATCCAGTGCTGATTTTAGCCGATGAGCCCACAGGCAATCTAGACAGCTATTCCAGCGAAGTGATCTGGAATCTGCTTAAAGGTGCTAAAGAGCATCTGGGCACGACCGTACTGGTGGTAACGCACAATATTCCCTCAACACTTGGCATTGATTACAAACACTATTTCTTAGAAGGTGGCGTATTGCATGAGGTCAGTTAG